The genomic interval TCGAAAATTTAATTAGTACAGCAGAACGCCGTGCTTTAATTTCTGGTGCTGATAAAACAACTTTGCGTTTATCTGACTTTATCGGAATAATTCCGGCGATTACAGGAAAAGTAGAATTGGTGTATGAAGGAGAGCAGGAGGGAGCAGATGTTGTGGCAGAAAGTCTCATCGGTTCTGCAATTAGAACTTTGTTTCCAGAATATTTTCCGAAAATTGAAAAATTAGAAAAACCAGACGAAAAAACGCCTTATTCTGATGTTGTAGAATGGTTTTTCGCGGAAAGCGGTTTCGAATTATTAGACGACGCTTCAGATAAGGATTATAAAAATATTCTAGATGAAGTAACGCCTTTAGATGATTTAATAAAAAAATACCAGCCACAAACGGCAAAAGAAGACCTTTACTTTTTGAAAGAATTTGTTTTATGGGGATTGGTAGAATACAGAAAATTAAGCAAAGACCGATTTGCAAAAGGAAATCAGTTTAGAGATATTTATGGAAGTTACATCAGTAAATTCTAAGAAAGGGAATATTTTAATTTAACGTTTAAATTGTTTTTAATCGTTAATCATTTGCTATAATTAATCTGTATAATATCTGCCTTAATCTGTGTAAATCTGCGCGAAAAATCTATGCGTAAAAATTGTTTCTCGCAGATTTAAAAAAAATTTAGCAGATCAAATTAGATTTTGTTTAATCCAACAGTTTAAGATTTAATCTGGTCTAGCTGGTTTTTTGAAACCGGCTGGGCTTTTTTATTTGACAAAAGATTACTTTTACAATCCAAAAATAAATCTATGTTATTCCTTATATTAAGTATTCTTTGCAGTGTTATTGTTGGTGTTATATTTAAAATTTCAAGAAAATATAATGCTAATCCGTCTCAAATTATTTCATTCAATTATATAACTGCAATTGCACTTTGTTACTTTACTTTTAGTCCAAACCTAAATGCTTTAGATAATAATGCACCTTTAGAAATTTACGCATCGGTCGGAATTTTACTTCCAATCGTATTTTTATTTCTGGCACTTTCTATAAAATTTATGGGAATTGCAAAAACAGATGCTGCACAACGATTATCGCTTTTTATTCCGATTTTGGCGGCTTGGTTATTGTTTAATGAAGCATTTAATACCTGTAAAGTTATTGGTGTTTTGATTGGTTTTGCAGCACTTTTATTCATACTAAAAAAGCCAACAGACAATACAGAGAATAAATGGATTTATCCAGCAATGGTTTTATTGGGTTTCGGAATTGTCGATATTCTTTTTAAGAAAATAGCCTTGTACACCGTTGTTCCTTATACAACTTCTTTGTTTATAGTTTTTTTAATTTCTTTCGCGGTTTCATTGGTAATCGTGATGTATAAATTATTCATAACAAAAGAAAATTTCGCTTTAAAAAGTATTCCTTTCGGGATTTTGGTTGGAATTTTCAATTTCGGAAATATATTATTCTATCTAAAAGCACATAAAGCATTTTCAGAAAATCCATCGACAGTTTTTGCAGGAATGAATATGGGTGTAATTATTTTAGGAACCATAATCGGCGCTTTTTTCTTCAAAGAAAAATTATCTAAGATCAATGTTTTGGGACTGCTTTTGGCTTTAATTGCGGTTGTTTTTATAGTTTTTTCGCAATTACAATAATTTTTTTTAAGTCGTAATTCTTTAGTTTACAGCTGTTTTAATTGATGGTTTAAAATTTATTAAAAATAAACTCGACTAATTCTATAGAATTTATAAATATAATTTTGTAGCTTTGCTTCAACAATGAAAAACTATAGCCGAAATATTATGATGTCTTTCAATTGCAGCTTTGCGATGTGCTGCATGTTGAATCACGTTTTGAAATGGCGTTAATAGAGAAAGTACTTGTTAGTTATTTTTTTTTTTAGCCTTTCATTGCACCATGAAAGGCTTTTTTTTGAATCGTTAAAAAATCTAAATATGAGAACCAATAGAAATATGAAAATTTTGATGCGTCGTTGCTTGATAAAGATTCCGTGTTGTGTCAATTTTAAGAGATAAAAGATGTAGAAAATCTTCTTAAGAGAAGAAAATCGATTAACATAAAAAAATAACCCAAACCTAAAAACTATATATTATGAGTTCAGAAATTATAAAACACAATCCGTTTCAATCTATGATTGATCGTTTTAATATCGCTGCAGATATTTTAAACTTAGACAATTCACTTCGTCAAAAGTTGCAGCGCCCAGAAAAACAAATCACTGTAAATTTTTCAATTGTTTTAGACAACGGAAACGTTCAGAACTTTGAAGGATATCGTGTTATTCATAATACAGCTTTAGGACCGTCTAAAGGCGGAATTCGTTACGATACTGCTGTAAATTTAGATGAAGTAAAAGCACTTGCCGCCTGGATGACCTGGAAATCTGCTGTAACTGGAATTCCTTTTGGTGGAGCTAAAGGCGGCATTATTTGCGATCCGAGAAATCATTCTAAAACAGAATTAGAAAAAATTACAAGAGCTTATACAAAGGCTTTATCAGATATTTTCGGACCAGAAAAAGATGTTCCTGCGCCAGACATGGGAACAGGACCAGACGAAATGGGCTGGCTTATGGATGAATTTTCACTTTTGCACGGACGACCAATTCATGCCGTTGTTACGGGAAAACATCTTCATTCTGGTGGATCTTTAGGAAGAGTAGAAGCAACAGGAAGAGGTGTAAGTATTATCAGTATTTTGGCGCTTCAAAAACTAAAAATTAGACCTGCGAGAGCAACTGCGGCAATTCAAGGTTTTGGAAATGTAGGTTTGCATTCTGCTTTATTCTTGTATGAAAAAGGAGTGAAAATTGTGGCTGTTAGCGATGTTTCGGAGGCCTTTTATAATCCAGACGGAATTAATATTCCGGAGTTGATTTTATATTATAATTTGAATAATAAAACCATAAAAGGTTACCCGAATTCGGTTGCCATTAAACATGAAGATTTATTGCTTTTAGATGTTGATGTATTGATTCCTGCTGCAAAAGAAGATGTTATTACACAGAAAAATGCGACAGATATTCAGGCAAGAATTATTGTTGAAGGCGCAAACGGGCCAGTTTCTTCAGATGCAGATCAGATTTTGCATGATAAAAATATATTAGTTGTTCCTGATATTTTAGCTAATGCGGGAGGTGTTACAGTTTCTTATTTCGAGTGGCTTCAAAATTCGCTTTTAGAGTCTTGGAGAATTCATCAGATTAATAAACGTCTGGAGGATATATTAGAAAAAGGTTTTGAAACTGTTTTTAGAGTGGCAGTCAAACATGATGTAACGCCTCGTATTGCTGCTTATATTATTGCTTTGAAAAAAGTAGCCGAAACACAATCGGTTAAGGAGATTGCTTTGGAAGCTCCTTTATTTAAGCATAATTAAATCAGGTTTACTTCGTAAAAGATCATTTTCGTTGATTACGTTTTTATCTCCTAAAATAACGTAATTGATGGAAGTGTCTTTTTCGTTTGTGCTTTAGAATACCATTTTTAGAATCGAAAAATATCAACCAAAATGAAAAATATCAATTTTCTTGCATTTGCCATGCCGGCCTTTTTTCTTTTTTTATTTTTAGAATACAAGCTTGCCCAACGCAGAAAAAGACCTGAAATCTTTAATTATGAAAGTTCTGTCTCAAACATTTCGATCGGAATTGCAGAGCGTTTAATTAACTTATTTATTGCAGCCAGTTTTTACCAACTGTATTATTTGATTTATGATAATTACCGATTATTTGATATTCCGAGTAATGCCTTAATTTGGTTTGCACTTATTCTCGCAACCGATTTTGTCTGGTATTGGTATCACCGATTAGGCCACGAAGTCAATTTTTTCTGGGCTGCACATATTGTACACCATCACAGCGAAGAATTTAATTTTACAGCCGCCGCTAGAATCACTACTTTTCAGGCTATTATTCGAACGGGATTTTGGTGTGTTTTGCCTTTTGTTGGTTTTCATCCAAGTATGGTTATTACGATGCTGATTGTTCATGGCGCTTATTCTTTCTTTACTCACACACAGCTTATTGGTAAAATAAAATGGCTGGAATATGTTTTTGTAACGCCTTCAGTTCATGGCGTCCATCATGCATCTGACGAAAAATATTTAGACAAAAATTACGGCGATATGTTTACCTTTTGGGATCGTCTTTTTGGTACATTTCAGACAGAAGAAGAAAAACCAAAATACGGATTAACGCATCCGCTGAAAAGCTATAGTTTTTTATGGCAGCATTTTCATTATTATTTTGAAATTTACGAATTATGGAAACGCTCAAGCGGATTTAAAGCAAGATGGAACGCTGTCTTCGGAAGTCCAGCCGACATGGACCAAGATATTCGTCCGATTTTGGAAAAGCGTTTTCTGCAAGATAAAGCTTCTCCAAATCAACGACTTCGATTTAAAAACTACTTATATATACAATTAGGAATCTGCACTTTGATTCTGACTGTTTTTACTTATTATTTTGATTATTTAGAAAGTTACGACAAGATATTTGTGCTTTCATTGGTAATTCTAACTTTAATCAACTGCGGAGCTTTGTTAGAACAGCGAAAATGGATTTATTATTTAGAATATGCACGTCTTGCGATGATTTCTACTTATTTCTTATACGAAGAAGATTTGCTTGTATTTTTCTTTGTTCCAATTGCAATTATGATTTTTGTTGAGCAATTATTTTCATTAAGCAAGATTTATCAAAATACGATTTTGCAGTTGGAAAGTGTTGAATGATTTTACCAAATAGTCCCAGAGGGACGAAATATTTATAGAAAACATATTTGTTTGAGATAAAAGAGCTCCAGCGGAGCGACATATTTATGAGTATTTAAATTATATGTCGCTCCGCTGGAGCTCATTATAGTGTAATATTATTTCTATAAATATTATGCTTTTCCGAAGCACTTGAAAAGCTTTAATCTAAAAGCTTAGAAGCTTAGCAACTTAGTACCTCAGAAACTTAAATCGTCTTAATCTCCATAATTTTCTGCTCGAAAGTATCTTTAAAATCAGATTTGCTTTTAATTCTGGTTTTGTACGTGTAAATTGTAGCTACAGAAAGTTCTAAGAATTCTGCCATTTGGTTACTGTCTTGAATTCCCAATCTGTACAAAGCAAAAATTCTTAATTCGGTATTTAAAAGTTCGCCTTTTTTGACCAAACATTTATGATCGTTTGGAAATAAATTATTAAAATCCGTCACAAAAGTGGGAAATAATTTCAAGAAAATTTCATCAAATTGGTGAAAGAGGTTTTCACGTTCTTCCTTCACATTATAACGCTTCAAACTTGCAATAACTTCGTCTGTTTTTT from Flavobacterium sp. YJ01 carries:
- a CDS encoding EamA/RhaT family transporter — translated: MLFLILSILCSVIVGVIFKISRKYNANPSQIISFNYITAIALCYFTFSPNLNALDNNAPLEIYASVGILLPIVFLFLALSIKFMGIAKTDAAQRLSLFIPILAAWLLFNEAFNTCKVIGVLIGFAALLFILKKPTDNTENKWIYPAMVLLGFGIVDILFKKIALYTVVPYTTSLFIVFLISFAVSLVIVMYKLFITKENFALKSIPFGILVGIFNFGNILFYLKAHKAFSENPSTVFAGMNMGVIILGTIIGAFFFKEKLSKINVLGLLLALIAVVFIVFSQLQ
- a CDS encoding Glu/Leu/Phe/Val dehydrogenase; this translates as MSSEIIKHNPFQSMIDRFNIAADILNLDNSLRQKLQRPEKQITVNFSIVLDNGNVQNFEGYRVIHNTALGPSKGGIRYDTAVNLDEVKALAAWMTWKSAVTGIPFGGAKGGIICDPRNHSKTELEKITRAYTKALSDIFGPEKDVPAPDMGTGPDEMGWLMDEFSLLHGRPIHAVVTGKHLHSGGSLGRVEATGRGVSIISILALQKLKIRPARATAAIQGFGNVGLHSALFLYEKGVKIVAVSDVSEAFYNPDGINIPELILYYNLNNKTIKGYPNSVAIKHEDLLLLDVDVLIPAAKEDVITQKNATDIQARIIVEGANGPVSSDADQILHDKNILVVPDILANAGGVTVSYFEWLQNSLLESWRIHQINKRLEDILEKGFETVFRVAVKHDVTPRIAAYIIALKKVAETQSVKEIALEAPLFKHN
- a CDS encoding sterol desaturase family protein, with the translated sequence MKNINFLAFAMPAFFLFLFLEYKLAQRRKRPEIFNYESSVSNISIGIAERLINLFIAASFYQLYYLIYDNYRLFDIPSNALIWFALILATDFVWYWYHRLGHEVNFFWAAHIVHHHSEEFNFTAAARITTFQAIIRTGFWCVLPFVGFHPSMVITMLIVHGAYSFFTHTQLIGKIKWLEYVFVTPSVHGVHHASDEKYLDKNYGDMFTFWDRLFGTFQTEEEKPKYGLTHPLKSYSFLWQHFHYYFEIYELWKRSSGFKARWNAVFGSPADMDQDIRPILEKRFLQDKASPNQRLRFKNYLYIQLGICTLILTVFTYYFDYLESYDKIFVLSLVILTLINCGALLEQRKWIYYLEYARLAMISTYFLYEEDLLVFFFVPIAIMIFVEQLFSLSKIYQNTILQLESVE